Proteins found in one Osmerus mordax isolate fOsmMor3 chromosome 20, fOsmMor3.pri, whole genome shotgun sequence genomic segment:
- the depdc5 gene encoding GATOR1 complex protein DEPDC5 isoform X5 codes for MKKCRYIPHNLFTMKTNKTYKLVVHKKGFGGSEDELVVNPKVFPQASLGDIIEIAHPTDEYSPLLLQVKSLKVDLQKETISVDQTVAQAFKLRAYQDVIVNIVDPKDVTLDLVELTFKDQYIGRGDMWRLKKSLVSTSAYVTHKVEFAGIRAQASELWVKGEKVTCGYISEDTRVVFRSTSAMVYIFIQMSCEMWDFDIYGDLYFEKAVSGFLSDLFAKWKEKNCSHEVTVVLFSRTFYNAKTMEEFPEILRGSIRQDHEGRFYEDFYRVVAQNERRDEWTSLLVTIKKLFIQYPVLVRLKGADGFPSGQNSTAAQGNYLEAINLSFNVFDKHYINRNFDRTGQMSVVITPGVGVFEVDRLLMILTKQRMIDNGIGVDLVCMGEQPLHAVPLFKLHNRTVPGDSRLGDDYNLPHWINHSFYTSKSQSSCSSFTPRIKLAGRKMQAERLRSCKDHTLGAPKDSENSLPIQVDYDAHDALVFRLPGPSRAQRSTNFRAGRERETSGRKSWGSAEAGGGGAGGASSPGRSAGGPDEQRSEQRSEQRSLASDDSLGRVSSILLIPRVAPAQYEVSSSLGYTSTRELLEKMMESQRDSSAPGRFTVGSAESTLHVRPGGYTPQRALINPFAPSRMPMKLTSNRRRWMHTFPVGPSGEAIQIHHQTRQNMAEMQGSEQRDPAHTSAELLELAYHEATGRRSTSRQTGENSLYISGGMEEFTGSPTSSNSTGTPVNRGSSFEDATSDPTLLLSPPPTVPSFCCTVGVDWKSLTTPACLPLTTDYFPDRQALQNDYTEGCYDLLPHTDLERRDDEAPVMSAPQVFEEFICQRLMQGYQIIVQPNVRKSQPAVAPPAVAPPTVAPPHSSSPLYSRGLVSRHPPVEEESQYWLSMGRTFHKVCLKDKIITVTRYLPKYPYESAQIQYSYSLCPPHSDAHFLSCWVEFGHERLEEYKWNYLDQYICSAGSEDFSLIDSLKFWRTRFLLLPAGGARRVADGEGHWDVYGEGAGTMAGREGMTGAGDWALLDGFVRFLEGLNRIRRRHRSDRIIRKSGPMKGLQMSGPLSPFPPEPMAPPLGKKGTSALSALLELEHNHKTLEEQQQQQGKQTAAPGDPAAVAAATTYVDSPRKLPADPAEGAQADVGPGGAMETSGQMDGGALTLSSSSTLMEILEAIKHPATGVQLLPEQKGLPPNCFISAEIVHWLVNNVEGVTTQVMAVEIMQKMLEEGLVSHASGDAMRTFIYGFYFYRIVAEREGPQPPPPPAAGGWSTAALEDFALFQRKWFEVAFVLEELRPCDLPVFLLPWLPSRPASYASRHSSFSRSFGGRSQAAALLAATVPEQKTATLDVDVNNRSDRTEWCSCYYHGNFSLNAAFEVKLHWMAVTAAVLFEMVQGWHRKAASCGFLLVPVLEVPFALPSYLYGDPLRAQLFIPLHILSLLKNGCDNLFDGFEPETYWERMQLFQEAILYRFGFVQDKFSASAFSFPSENKPQYIHVTGTVFLQLPYSKRKYSSNQQRRRRNSTASASQGLFGCDEHVGYHWAYNTMLTKAWRTGVLGDERLADRLLRDFTDFCANKDNRLVNFWDGCQDKMNASAP; via the exons ATGAAAAAATGCCGATACATTCCCCATAA TCTGTTCACCATGAAGACTAATAAGACCTACAAGCTTGTGGTGCACAAGAAAGGCTTTGGGGGGAGCG AAGATGAGTTGGTTGTGAACCCCAAAGTCTTCCCCCAAGCGAGTCTTGGAGACATCATTGAGATCGCACACCCCACAGACGAATACAG TCCTCTCCTGCTGCAGGTGAAAAGCCTCAAAGTGGATCTACAAAAAG AAACCATCAGTGTGGATCAGACTGTTGCACAAGCTTTCAAACTGCGAGCCTATCAAGATGTCATTGTCAACATCGTGGACCCCAAG gACGTAACCCTGGACCTTGTAGAGCTCACCTTCAAGGACCAGTACATCGGAAGAGGAGACATGTGGAGACTGAAGAAGAGTCTGGTGAG CACTTCTGCCTACGTGACCCATAAAGTGGAGTTTGCCGGGATCAG AGCCCAGGCCAGTGAGCTGTGGGTGAAAGGGGAGAAGGTCACATGTGGATACATCAGTGAAGACACCAGG GTGGTGTTTAGGTCCACGTCTGCGATGGTGTACATCTTCATCCAGATGAGCTGTGAGATGTGGGACTTTGACATCTATG GCGATCTCTACTTTGAGAAGGCTGTCAGTGGTTTCTTGTCTGACCTTTTTGCCAAATGGAAG GAGAAGAATTGTAGCCATGAGGTGACAGTGGTCCTTTTTTCACGAACTTTTTACAACGCCAAAACTATGG AGGAGTTCCCTGAGATCTTGCGAGGGTCCATCAGACAGGACCACGAGGGACGCTTCTATGAAGACTTCTACAG GGTGGTCGCTCAGAACGAGAGACGTGACGAGTGGACCTCTCTGCTGGTCACCATCAAGAAGCTCTTCATCCAGTACCCTGTGCTGGTGCGCCTCAAAGGAGCAG ATGGCTTCCCCTCCGGGCAAAACTCTACTGCTGCCCAGGGGAACTATCTAGAAGCCATCAACCTGTCCTTCAACG TCTTTGACAAGCACTACATCAACCGTAATTTCGACCGCACGGGCCAGATGTCCGTGGTGATCACTCCCGGGGTTGGAGTATTCGAGGTGGATCGCCTTCTCATGATCCTCACCAAGCAACGCATGATCGACAACG GTATTGGTGTGGACCTAGTCTGCATGGGGGAGCAGCCTCTTCATGCCGTGCCGCTGTTCAAG CTTCACAACCGGACGGTGCCTGGAGACTCCAGACTGGGAGATGACTACAACCTACCCCACTGGATCAACCACAG CTTCTACACGTCCAAGAGCCAGTCTTCCTGTAGTTCCTTCACCCCCCGCATCAAGCTGGCCGGACGCAAA ATGCAGGCAGAGCGATTAAGGAGCTGCAAAGACCACA ctctgggagCCCCGAAGGACTCAGAGAACAGCCTTCCCATCCAAGTGGACTACGATGCCCACGATGCACTGGTGTTCAGACTTCCTGGACCGTCGAGAGCCCAGAGGAGCACAAACTTCAG GGCCGGCCGGGAGAGGGAGACGAGCGGGAGGAAGAGCTGGGGTTCGGCCGAGGCCGGcggcgggggggccgggggcgcCTCGTCCCCCGGGCGCTCGGCGGGGGGGCCGGACGAGCAGAGGAGCGAGCAGAGGAGCGAGCAGAGGAGCCTGGCGTCCGACGACAGCCTCGGCCGCGTGTCCAGCATCCTACTGATCCCTCGCGTGGCGCCGGCCCAGTACGAGGTCAGCAGCTCGCTGGGGTACACCAGCACCAGAG AGTTGCTGGAGAAGATGATGGAGTCTCAGAGGGATTCGAGTGCGCCGGGTCGCTTCACGGTGGGCAGCGCTGAGTCCACGCTGCACGTGCGCCCAGGCGGGTACACCCCCCAGCGGGCTCTCATCAACCCCTTCGCCCCCTCGCGCATGCCCATGAAGCTCACCTCCAACCGACGCCGCTGGATGCACACCTTCCCAGTgg GGCCTTCTGGAGAGGCCATCCAGATCCACCACCAGACCCGGCAGAACATGGCTGAGATGCAGGGCAGTGAGCAGAGAGATCCCGCCCACACCTCCGCAGAGCTCCTAGAACTGGCCTATCACGAGGCCACCGGCAG gCGGTCAACCTCgcgacagacaggagagaacagTCTGTACATcagtggaggaatggaggagttTACTGGCAGTCCAACCAGCAGTAACAgcacgg GAACCCCTGTCAACCGTGGCTCATCATTTGAAGACGCCACTTCTGACCCAA CCCTGCTGCTATCTCCCCCTCCGACAGTGCCTAGTTTCTGCTGCACGGTGGGGGTGGACTGGAAGTCCCTGACCACCCCGGCCTGCCTGCCCCTCACCACAGACTACTTCCCCGACCGCCAGGCCCTGCAGAACGACTACACCGAGGGCTGTTACGACCTGCTGCCACACACCGACCTGgagcg acgcgATGACGAGGCCCCGGTGATGAGCGCCCCTCAGGTGTTTGAGGAGTTCATCTGCCAGCGTCTGATGCAGGGCTACCAGATCATAGTGCAGCCCAACGTCAGGAAGTCCCAGCCCGCAGTGGCCCCGCCCGCCGTGGCCCCGCCCACCGTGGCCCCGCCCCACAGCAGCAGTCCCCTCTACTCCAGAG GTCTGGTGTCCAGACACCcgcctgtggaggaggagagtcagTACTGGCTCAGTATGGGACGGACCTTCCACAAAGTCTGTCTGAAGGACAAGATCATCACTGTCACCCGCTACCTGCCCAA gtatCCGTACGAGTCAGCCCAGATTCAGTACAGCTACAGCCTGTGCCCCCCCCACTCCGacgctcacttcctgtcctgctggGTAGAGTTTGGGcacgagaggctggaggagtacAAGTGGAACTACCTGGACCAGTACATCTGCTCGGCAGGCTCGGAGgacttcag TCTGATCGACTCTCTGAAGTTCTGGCGGACTCGCTTCCTGTTGCTCCCCGCGGGCGGAGCCCGGCGCGTTGCCGACGGCGAGGGCCACTGGGACGTGTACGGCGAGGGCGCGGGGACGATGGCGGGCCGCGAGGGGATGACCGGGGCGGGGGACTGGGCCCTGCTGGATGGCTTCGTACGCTTCCTGGAGGGGCTGAACCGCATCCGCAGGCGCCATCGCTCCGACAGGATCATCAGG AAGAGCGGTCCTATGAAGGGTCTCCAGATGAgcgggcctctctctcccttcccccccgagCCCATGGCCCCCCCCCTGGGGAAGAAAGGCACGTCTGCTCTCTCCgccctgctggagctggagcaCAACCACAA GACTCTggaggaacagcagcagcagcagggcaaGCAAACCGCCGCCCCCGGCGACCCCGCGGCCGTTGCCGCGGCGACCACGTATGTGGACAGCCCAAGAAAG TTGCCGGCCGATCCAGCGGAAGGTGCCCAGGCAGACGTGGGACCTGGCGGTGCCATGGAAACCAG TGGTCAGATGGACGGAGGGGCCTtgactctgtcctcctcctccaccctcatggAGATCCTGGAAGCCATCAAACACCCcgc GACAGGTGTGCAGCTCCTACCTGAGCAGAAAGGACTGCCCCCTAACTGCTTCATCAGCGCCGAGATCGTCCATTGGCTGGTCAACAACGTAGAGGGCGTGACCACCCAGGTCATGGCCGTGGAAATCATGCAG AAGATGCTGGAAGAGGGCCTGGTGTCTCACGCGTCGGGCGATGCCATGCGGACCTTCATCTACGGCTTCTACTTCTACAGGATCGTGGCGGAGAGAGAAG gcccccagcccccccctccccctgcggcCGGGGGCTGGTCGACGGCTGCCCTGGAGGACTTTGCCCTGTTCCAGAGGAAGTGGTTCGAGGTGGCCTTTGTCCTGGAGGAGCTCCGCCCTTGCGACCTGCCCGTCTTCCTGTTGCCATGGCTGCCCAGCCGGCCGGCCTCGTACGCAAGTAGGCACAGTTCCTTCAGCCGCAGCTTCGGAGGACGCAGCCAGGCCGCCGCTCTGCTAG ctgcCACTGTTCCGGAACAGAAGACAGCCACCCTGGACGTGGACGTCAACAATCGCAGCGACCGCACCGAGTGGTGCAGCTGTTATTACCATGGCAACTTCTCCCTGAACGCCGCCTTTGAGGTCAAGCTACACTGGATGGCTGTCACTGCAGCTGTGCTCtttgagatg GTCCAAGGCTGGCACAGGAAAGCAGCTTCCTGTGGGTTCCTTCTGGTGCCGGTCCTGGAGGTTCCCTTCGCTCTGCCCTCGTACCTGTACGGCGACCCGCTCCGAGCCcagctcttcatccctctccacaTCCTCAGTCTGCTTAAGAACGGCTGTGATAACCTATTCGACG GTTTTGAGCCGGAGACATACTGGGAACGAATGCAGCTTTTTCAAGAGGCCATACTTTACAG aTTTGGATTTGTTCAAGACAAGTTTTCAGCCTCGGCTTTCAGTTTCCCTTCAGAGAACAAGCCCCAGTACATACATGTCACAG GCACCGTGTTCCTCCAGCTTCCCTACTCCAAGAGAAAGTACTCCAGCAACCAGCAACGGCGCCGACGCAACTCCACTGCCTCCGCGAGCCAGGGCCTGTTTGGCTGCGACGAGCATGTGGGCTACCACTGGGCCTACAACACCATGCTGACCAAGGCATGGAGGACAGGCGTGCTGGGGGACGAGAGGCTGGCCGACCGCCTTCTCCGAGACTTCACCGACTTCTGTGCCAACAAGGACAACAGGCTGGTCAACTTTTGGGACGGTTGTCAGGATAAGATGAACGCCAGCGCTCCGTGA
- the depdc5 gene encoding GATOR1 complex protein DEPDC5 isoform X2 gives MKKCRYIPHNLFTMKTNKTYKLVVHKKGFGGSEDELVVNPKVFPQASLGDIIEIAHPTDEYSPLLLQVKSLKVDLQKETISVDQTVAQAFKLRAYQDVIVNIVDPKDVTLDLVELTFKDQYIGRGDMWRLKKSLVSTSAYVTHKVEFAGIRAQASELWVKGEKVTCGYISEDTRVVFRSTSAMVYIFIQMSCEMWDFDIYGDLYFEKAVSGFLSDLFAKWKEKNCSHEVTVVLFSRTFYNAKTMEEFPEILRGSIRQDHEGRFYEDFYRVVAQNERRDEWTSLLVTIKKLFIQYPVLVRLKGADGFPSGQNSTAAQGNYLEAINLSFNVFDKHYINRNFDRTGQMSVVITPGVGVFEVDRLLMILTKQRMIDNGIGVDLVCMGEQPLHAVPLFKLHNRTVPGDSRLGDDYNLPHWINHSFYTSKSQSSCSSFTPRIKLAGRKMQAERLRSCKDHTLGAPKDSENSLPIQVDYDAHDALVFRLPGPSRAQRSTNFRAGRERETSGRKSWGSAEAGGGGAGGASSPGRSAGGPDEQRSEQRSEQRSLASDDSLGRVSSILLIPRVAPAQYEVSSSLGYTSTRELLEKMMESQRDSSAPGRFTVGSAESTLHVRPGGYTPQRALINPFAPSRMPMKLTSNRRRWMHTFPVGPSGEAIQIHHQTRQNMAEMQGSEQRDPAHTSAELLELAYHEATGRRSTSRQTGENSLYISGGMEEFTGSPTSSNSTGTPVNRGSSFEDATSDPTLLLSPPPTVPSFCCTVGVDWKSLTTPACLPLTTDYFPDRQALQNDYTEGCYDLLPHTDLERRDDEAPVMSAPQVFEEFICQRLMQGYQIIVQPNVRKSQPAVAPPAVAPPTVAPPHSSSPLYSRGLVSRHPPVEEESQYWLSMGRTFHKVCLKDKIITVTRYLPKYPYESAQIQYSYSLCPPHSDAHFLSCWVEFGHERLEEYKWNYLDQYICSAGSEDFSLIDSLKFWRTRFLLLPAGGARRVADGEGHWDVYGEGAGTMAGREGMTGAGDWALLDGFVRFLEGLNRIRRRHRSDRIIRKSGPMKGLQMSGPLSPFPPEPMAPPLGKKGTSALSALLELEHNHKTLEEQQQQQGKQTAAPGDPAAVAAATTYVDSPRKDAAFILDFIRSPLSSYISYSQLPADPAEGAQADVGPGGAMETSGQMDGGALTLSSSSTLMEILEAIKHPATGVQLLPEQKGLPPNCFISAEIVHWLVNNVEGVTTQVMAVEIMQKMLEEGLVSHASGDAMRTFIYGFYFYRIVAEREGPQPPPPPAAGGWSTAALEDFALFQRKWFEVAFVLEELRPCDLPVFLLPWLPSRPASYASRHSSFSRSFGGRSQAAALLAATVPEQKTATLDVDVNNRSDRTEWCSCYYHGNFSLNAAFEVKLHWMAVTAAVLFEMVQGWHRKAASCGFLLVPVLEVPFALPSYLYGDPLRAQLFIPLHILSLLKNGCDNLFDGFEPETYWERMQLFQEAILYRFGFVQDKFSASAFSFPSENKPQYIHVTGTVFLQLPYSKRKYSSNQQRRRRNSTASASQGLFGCDEHVGYHWAYNTMLTKAWRTGVLGDERLADRLLRDFTDFCANKDNRLVNFWDGCQDKMNASAP, from the exons ATGAAAAAATGCCGATACATTCCCCATAA TCTGTTCACCATGAAGACTAATAAGACCTACAAGCTTGTGGTGCACAAGAAAGGCTTTGGGGGGAGCG AAGATGAGTTGGTTGTGAACCCCAAAGTCTTCCCCCAAGCGAGTCTTGGAGACATCATTGAGATCGCACACCCCACAGACGAATACAG TCCTCTCCTGCTGCAGGTGAAAAGCCTCAAAGTGGATCTACAAAAAG AAACCATCAGTGTGGATCAGACTGTTGCACAAGCTTTCAAACTGCGAGCCTATCAAGATGTCATTGTCAACATCGTGGACCCCAAG gACGTAACCCTGGACCTTGTAGAGCTCACCTTCAAGGACCAGTACATCGGAAGAGGAGACATGTGGAGACTGAAGAAGAGTCTG GTGAGCACTTCTGCCTACGTGACCCATAAAGTGGAGTTTGCCGGGATCAG AGCCCAGGCCAGTGAGCTGTGGGTGAAAGGGGAGAAGGTCACATGTGGATACATCAGTGAAGACACCAGG GTGGTGTTTAGGTCCACGTCTGCGATGGTGTACATCTTCATCCAGATGAGCTGTGAGATGTGGGACTTTGACATCTATG GCGATCTCTACTTTGAGAAGGCTGTCAGTGGTTTCTTGTCTGACCTTTTTGCCAAATGGAAG GAGAAGAATTGTAGCCATGAGGTGACAGTGGTCCTTTTTTCACGAACTTTTTACAACGCCAAAACTATGG AGGAGTTCCCTGAGATCTTGCGAGGGTCCATCAGACAGGACCACGAGGGACGCTTCTATGAAGACTTCTACAG GGTGGTCGCTCAGAACGAGAGACGTGACGAGTGGACCTCTCTGCTGGTCACCATCAAGAAGCTCTTCATCCAGTACCCTGTGCTGGTGCGCCTCAAAGGAGCAG ATGGCTTCCCCTCCGGGCAAAACTCTACTGCTGCCCAGGGGAACTATCTAGAAGCCATCAACCTGTCCTTCAACG TCTTTGACAAGCACTACATCAACCGTAATTTCGACCGCACGGGCCAGATGTCCGTGGTGATCACTCCCGGGGTTGGAGTATTCGAGGTGGATCGCCTTCTCATGATCCTCACCAAGCAACGCATGATCGACAACG GTATTGGTGTGGACCTAGTCTGCATGGGGGAGCAGCCTCTTCATGCCGTGCCGCTGTTCAAG CTTCACAACCGGACGGTGCCTGGAGACTCCAGACTGGGAGATGACTACAACCTACCCCACTGGATCAACCACAG CTTCTACACGTCCAAGAGCCAGTCTTCCTGTAGTTCCTTCACCCCCCGCATCAAGCTGGCCGGACGCAAA ATGCAGGCAGAGCGATTAAGGAGCTGCAAAGACCACA ctctgggagCCCCGAAGGACTCAGAGAACAGCCTTCCCATCCAAGTGGACTACGATGCCCACGATGCACTGGTGTTCAGACTTCCTGGACCGTCGAGAGCCCAGAGGAGCACAAACTTCAG GGCCGGCCGGGAGAGGGAGACGAGCGGGAGGAAGAGCTGGGGTTCGGCCGAGGCCGGcggcgggggggccgggggcgcCTCGTCCCCCGGGCGCTCGGCGGGGGGGCCGGACGAGCAGAGGAGCGAGCAGAGGAGCGAGCAGAGGAGCCTGGCGTCCGACGACAGCCTCGGCCGCGTGTCCAGCATCCTACTGATCCCTCGCGTGGCGCCGGCCCAGTACGAGGTCAGCAGCTCGCTGGGGTACACCAGCACCAGAG AGTTGCTGGAGAAGATGATGGAGTCTCAGAGGGATTCGAGTGCGCCGGGTCGCTTCACGGTGGGCAGCGCTGAGTCCACGCTGCACGTGCGCCCAGGCGGGTACACCCCCCAGCGGGCTCTCATCAACCCCTTCGCCCCCTCGCGCATGCCCATGAAGCTCACCTCCAACCGACGCCGCTGGATGCACACCTTCCCAGTgg GGCCTTCTGGAGAGGCCATCCAGATCCACCACCAGACCCGGCAGAACATGGCTGAGATGCAGGGCAGTGAGCAGAGAGATCCCGCCCACACCTCCGCAGAGCTCCTAGAACTGGCCTATCACGAGGCCACCGGCAG gCGGTCAACCTCgcgacagacaggagagaacagTCTGTACATcagtggaggaatggaggagttTACTGGCAGTCCAACCAGCAGTAACAgcacgg GAACCCCTGTCAACCGTGGCTCATCATTTGAAGACGCCACTTCTGACCCAA CCCTGCTGCTATCTCCCCCTCCGACAGTGCCTAGTTTCTGCTGCACGGTGGGGGTGGACTGGAAGTCCCTGACCACCCCGGCCTGCCTGCCCCTCACCACAGACTACTTCCCCGACCGCCAGGCCCTGCAGAACGACTACACCGAGGGCTGTTACGACCTGCTGCCACACACCGACCTGgagcg acgcgATGACGAGGCCCCGGTGATGAGCGCCCCTCAGGTGTTTGAGGAGTTCATCTGCCAGCGTCTGATGCAGGGCTACCAGATCATAGTGCAGCCCAACGTCAGGAAGTCCCAGCCCGCAGTGGCCCCGCCCGCCGTGGCCCCGCCCACCGTGGCCCCGCCCCACAGCAGCAGTCCCCTCTACTCCAGAG GTCTGGTGTCCAGACACCcgcctgtggaggaggagagtcagTACTGGCTCAGTATGGGACGGACCTTCCACAAAGTCTGTCTGAAGGACAAGATCATCACTGTCACCCGCTACCTGCCCAA gtatCCGTACGAGTCAGCCCAGATTCAGTACAGCTACAGCCTGTGCCCCCCCCACTCCGacgctcacttcctgtcctgctggGTAGAGTTTGGGcacgagaggctggaggagtacAAGTGGAACTACCTGGACCAGTACATCTGCTCGGCAGGCTCGGAGgacttcag TCTGATCGACTCTCTGAAGTTCTGGCGGACTCGCTTCCTGTTGCTCCCCGCGGGCGGAGCCCGGCGCGTTGCCGACGGCGAGGGCCACTGGGACGTGTACGGCGAGGGCGCGGGGACGATGGCGGGCCGCGAGGGGATGACCGGGGCGGGGGACTGGGCCCTGCTGGATGGCTTCGTACGCTTCCTGGAGGGGCTGAACCGCATCCGCAGGCGCCATCGCTCCGACAGGATCATCAGG AAGAGCGGTCCTATGAAGGGTCTCCAGATGAgcgggcctctctctcccttcccccccgagCCCATGGCCCCCCCCCTGGGGAAGAAAGGCACGTCTGCTCTCTCCgccctgctggagctggagcaCAACCACAA GACTCTggaggaacagcagcagcagcagggcaaGCAAACCGCCGCCCCCGGCGACCCCGCGGCCGTTGCCGCGGCGACCACGTATGTGGACAGCCCAAGAAAG GACGCTGCCTTCATTCTGGATTTTATTCgtagccctctctcctcctacatcAGTTACTCGCAG TTGCCGGCCGATCCAGCGGAAGGTGCCCAGGCAGACGTGGGACCTGGCGGTGCCATGGAAACCAG TGGTCAGATGGACGGAGGGGCCTtgactctgtcctcctcctccaccctcatggAGATCCTGGAAGCCATCAAACACCCcgc GACAGGTGTGCAGCTCCTACCTGAGCAGAAAGGACTGCCCCCTAACTGCTTCATCAGCGCCGAGATCGTCCATTGGCTGGTCAACAACGTAGAGGGCGTGACCACCCAGGTCATGGCCGTGGAAATCATGCAG AAGATGCTGGAAGAGGGCCTGGTGTCTCACGCGTCGGGCGATGCCATGCGGACCTTCATCTACGGCTTCTACTTCTACAGGATCGTGGCGGAGAGAGAAG gcccccagcccccccctccccctgcggcCGGGGGCTGGTCGACGGCTGCCCTGGAGGACTTTGCCCTGTTCCAGAGGAAGTGGTTCGAGGTGGCCTTTGTCCTGGAGGAGCTCCGCCCTTGCGACCTGCCCGTCTTCCTGTTGCCATGGCTGCCCAGCCGGCCGGCCTCGTACGCAAGTAGGCACAGTTCCTTCAGCCGCAGCTTCGGAGGACGCAGCCAGGCCGCCGCTCTGCTAG ctgcCACTGTTCCGGAACAGAAGACAGCCACCCTGGACGTGGACGTCAACAATCGCAGCGACCGCACCGAGTGGTGCAGCTGTTATTACCATGGCAACTTCTCCCTGAACGCCGCCTTTGAGGTCAAGCTACACTGGATGGCTGTCACTGCAGCTGTGCTCtttgagatg GTCCAAGGCTGGCACAGGAAAGCAGCTTCCTGTGGGTTCCTTCTGGTGCCGGTCCTGGAGGTTCCCTTCGCTCTGCCCTCGTACCTGTACGGCGACCCGCTCCGAGCCcagctcttcatccctctccacaTCCTCAGTCTGCTTAAGAACGGCTGTGATAACCTATTCGACG GTTTTGAGCCGGAGACATACTGGGAACGAATGCAGCTTTTTCAAGAGGCCATACTTTACAG aTTTGGATTTGTTCAAGACAAGTTTTCAGCCTCGGCTTTCAGTTTCCCTTCAGAGAACAAGCCCCAGTACATACATGTCACAG GCACCGTGTTCCTCCAGCTTCCCTACTCCAAGAGAAAGTACTCCAGCAACCAGCAACGGCGCCGACGCAACTCCACTGCCTCCGCGAGCCAGGGCCTGTTTGGCTGCGACGAGCATGTGGGCTACCACTGGGCCTACAACACCATGCTGACCAAGGCATGGAGGACAGGCGTGCTGGGGGACGAGAGGCTGGCCGACCGCCTTCTCCGAGACTTCACCGACTTCTGTGCCAACAAGGACAACAGGCTGGTCAACTTTTGGGACGGTTGTCAGGATAAGATGAACGCCAGCGCTCCGTGA